The following are encoded in a window of Sminthopsis crassicaudata isolate SCR6 chromosome 3, ASM4859323v1, whole genome shotgun sequence genomic DNA:
- the PDCD1 gene encoding programmed cell death protein 1, giving the protein MKAAMGPSWRNGVIFCVGLLFWTSQQSPVKTEYSLGFWPLQLSRPEGENATFICNVSNKLKAPILNWYREKNGSQPEKLAAYPKDTPSSHLQDRYHIAMKDEQVYEMTILGLQLNDSGRYFCGIIIIKPPKVEESDRSELNVTERIMVSTTTPPVTTQVRAKKFPWIIVVISVVVGAVLLLLLLCWILLVVEFWGRGGSGNSGNNKDAMSLKKAEPCVPSVSTVVYGQLDFQRAEALKQGGASSDEQTEYATIIFPEEKPVLPGSSPHRK; this is encoded by the exons ATGAAGGCGGCCATGGGGCCCTCCTGGAGGAACGGGGTGATCTTCTGCGTTGGGCTGCTTTTCTGGACATCACAACAGTCACCAG tgaaaACCGAATATAGCCTTGGCTTTTGGCCACTCCAGCTCTCGAGGCCAGAAGGAGAAAACGCTACTTTTATCTGCAATGTCTCCAACAAGTTAAAAGCTCCCATCTTAAACTGGTACAGAGAAAAGAATGGCAGCCAGCCTGAGAAGTTAGCTGCCTACCCGAAAGACACGCCCAGCTCTCACCTGCAGGACAGGTACCACATAGCCATGAAGGACGAGCAGGTCTATGAGATGACCATTTTGGGGCTGCAGCTGAACGACAGTGGGAGGTACTTCTGCGGAATTATCATTATCAAACCGCCGAAAGTGGAAGAGAGCGATCGGTCGGAGCTCAATGTGACAG AAAGAATCATGGTCTCGACCACAACTCCTCCCGTCACCACCCAAGTACGTGCCAAAAAATTCCCGTGGATCATTGTGGTGATCTCGGTCGTCGTGGGGGCtgtcctgctgctgctgctgctctgttGGATTCTGCTTGTGGTAGAATTCTGGGGTCGAGGAG GGTCCGGGAACTCAGGAAACAACAAGGACGCAATg TCCCTGAAGAAGGCTGAGCCCTGCGTGCCGTCGGTGTCCACCGTGGTCTACGGTCAGCTGGACTTCCAGAGGGCCGAGGCCCTCAAGCAAGGGGGGGCCAGCTCGGACGAGCAGACGGAATACGCCACCATCATCTTCCCGGAAGAGAAGCCCGTGCTTCCCGGCAGCTCTCCCCATCGGAAGTAA